The genomic stretch CGATAAGTTCAATATTTTTTTGAGCTAAATTATAAACTTCAAGGTTTGCACCGGAAACTATGTTCGTAAGAAGTGCATATAGTTCTTCGTTTGTGAAATCACTGGTATATAGATTTTTCATTTCTCTGGCTATATATTCACAAGCAGTTGTTGAGGCTGTGTGGCCACCATTAGCACCACCCATACCATCACAAACTACAGCCCATACTGCACCGTCACACATTTTTCCAGAAAGACAATAATCCTGATTATCGTTTCTGACAAGACCTTTATCTGTTTTACTATGTATATTCAAGATTACTTTCCTCCTTTCTTGTGTTTACCTTTTAGTTGTCCACAACTTGCATCAATGTCACTGCCTAAAGTTCTTCTTACAGTAGCAGTAATACCATACTTAGCAAGTACATTGGTAAATGATATTAACCTTTCTTTGTTACTCTTACGATAATCATTACCTGTAACATCATTTACAGGAATAAGGTTAACATGACACAGCATACCTTTTATTAAATTTCCAAGTATATTAGCTGCTTCGTCACTATCATTTACACCATCAATCATAGCATATTCAAAACTTACTCTACGATTGGTTTTATCTATATAATACTTGATGGCTTTCATAAGCTCATCAATGTTATACGCATCGTTAATCGGCATTGTTGCACTTCTCATTTTATCAGTTGGTGCATGAAGAGAAACAGAAAGTGTAATCTGTAACTTTCTATCAGCCAAATCATAAATTCGTGGAACAATACCACAGGTTGACAAGGTGATATGCCTTTTCCCTATATTCAGTCCATCATCTGATGAAACCAAATCAAGGAACTTCATTACATTGTCATAGTTATCAAGTGGTTCACCCATACCCATAAGAACAATATTGGAAATTCTTATGTTAAGGTCCTTTTGGGCTGATTCTATCTGGGCAATCATTTCACCGGCAGTAAGGTTTCTTGTAAAGCCTTGCTTACCTGTTGCACAGAACTTGCAACCCATCTTGCAACCTACTTGAGTTGATATACAGATTGTGTGTCCGTGGTGATAACTCATCACAACAGACTCAACACACTGTTCGTCATTAAATTTAAACAAATACTTAACTGTACCATCATACCGTGAAATTTGCTTTTTTTCAATATATGCAACAGAAATGTAACAATATTCACTTAACTTTTCTCTTAAGTCCTTGGGTACATTCTTCATTTCATCAAAGGAAGTTACACCTTTGTTTATCCATTGGAAAATTTGTTTTGCTCTAAACTTTGGGCAATTTAATGATGAAATAAGCTCTTCAATTTCTTGTAAATTCATTGATTTTAAATCAGTCATTTAATCACCCTTTCTCAGTATTGCAAAGTAGAAACCATCTGAGTTATTGGTTTGTGGGAACAATGAACATTCATATTCATTTTCCTTAATGGTTCTTTTAATATTCTTTGGAAGAATTAACTTCTCACCTACAAAATCTTTATGTTCACTTAGGAATTTATCAACTAAAAGATTATTTTCTCTAGGGTTTAGAGTACAGGTGGAATACATTAATTTTCCACCGTTTCTTACTAGATTAGCAGATGAACATAAAATCTTGTACTGTATTTCTGTTAAGTCATTATTAACTATATTATCTTTATATCTGATTTCCGGTTTTCTGCGAAGTAATCCAAGTCCTGAACATGGAACATCACAAATAACTATATCGGCAACATTATCTTCATCAAATGAAGTTGCATCATTAATTTTAGTATTTATAATACTTATTTCTAATCTTTTAGAAGTGGAATAAATCAGCTTGATTTTATGTTTATAAAGGTCATAAGAATTTATCTTACCTTTATTGTTCATAAGAATTGCACCGGTAAAGGACTTACCTCCAGGTGCTGAACAAACATCATACACAACATTATTTTCTTTAGGTGACAATGTTGTTAAAGCAATATTCGAAGAAAGGTCTTGTATGTAAAATTCTCCATACTGAAAGGCTTTTATATTTTCTACAGAACCTGTATTTTTCAGAGTAATTACATTTTCTAAAATAGACTTTTCTGCAATAATATTTTCTTCTCTTAAATTTTCAATTAAAGTATCTTCATCAGTCAGAAGTGTATTTACCCTTGCATATAGTGGAGGTCTGCCATCTACTGAATTTAGCATATGGGTAGTTACCTTTTCACCATAACTGTCAAGCCATAATTTTATAATATCTTCCGGTACAGAATACTTAACTGAAAGTAATTTTGTTTTGTCCTTAATTTTACTTAAATCACACTTGGTTTCTGCTCTTGAGATACTTCTAAGAATACCGTTTATGAAACCTGATGACTTAAAAAGTCTTAAATTCTTTGCAAGTTGTACTGCCTCGTTAACAGATGCATTATCCGGAACTTTGTCCATATAAAGCATCTGATAAACTGACATTCTAAGGATAACTAAAGTTTTTGTTTCTATTTTCTTTAGTCTTACTAAAGAAAAGCTACGGATTACATAGTCAAGGGTTATCTTCTTTTCAAGTACTCCATAAATAATAGCTGAGGCAAAAGAAGAGTCTAGCTTATTAAGATTATTCTCTTTTAATGCTTTATTAACTGCAATTGAACTGTAGGACTCCTCAGTTTCAATTTTATAAAGCACATCAAATGCTACTCTTCTTGGGCTTTTCATCTATTATCTTCTCCTATTATTTGCAATAAAAATAAGTCTTAGTAATTGTAGTAAAGCAGTTGCTGCTGATGCAACATAAGTCATAGCAGCTGCCTGTAGAACTTTCTTTGTACCTTCATATTCTTCAGGGTAAAGTAGGTTAGTATCTCTGATACACTTTAATGCTCTTCTTGATGCATCAAATTCTACCGGTAAAGTTACGAAAGTAAAAAGAACTGATGCTGAGAAGAATATGATACCTAACCATAAGCAGAATGAAAACTGTGTTGGTAAAAATAAACCTACTAAGAAAAGTATCCATCCTAAGCTAGAACCTACCCTAGCAATTGGCACAATAGCACCACGAATTTTGTTTGGCACATAACCTGTAGCGTGTTGTACTGCGTGACCTGCTTCGTGACAAGCAACACCTACTGCTGCAACAGAAGCTACATTATAAACACTATCAGAAAGTCTGATAACATTTGTTCTTGGGTCAAAGTGGTCTGTTAAGTTACCGACAACTTGCTCTATACGAACACCATGAACACCATAGTGATTTAGAACATACTCAGCTGCTTGAGCACCTGTCATACCACGCATATTCCTTACATTGCTATACTTGCTAAAATTACTGTTTACTTTAACTTGACATATAAGTGACAAAATAAGGCATGGTAACATAAATACAATATATGTCCAGTCAATACCATAAAAGTAATGATACATAATTTATTCTCCTATAACTGTGCCTTTTTCAAGTTTATGACCTTGTAAAAAAGCCTTTGAATCCATTTTCTTTTTGCCCTGTAGTTGAACAGTATTTACAACAACTGCACCTTCACCACAAGCAATAGTAAGTGGATTTGTGTTTAAAATTTCACCCGGTTTACCTTTACCATCGGCAAGTCTTGTTTCAAAGATTTTTAGGACTTTGCCATTAAGTTTTGTTGAGGCAACAGGCCATGGTGAAAGTCCTCTAACTTGGTTATGGACTTGTAAATTAGTTTTTGCAAAATCAATATTACACATTGACTTATCAAGCATTTTTGCATATGAACTTTTACTGTCATCTTGCTTGATAGGATGAAGTTCACCTTTTTCTGCTTTTTCAAGTGTATCAAGGATTAGCTTACCACCCATTTCTGCCAATGTATCAAAGACTTCACCGGCAGTATCGTTGATTCCGATTTCATATTTCTTAGTTTCTAGAATATCACCGGTATCAAGACCCTTTTCCATATACATTGTAGTAACACCTGTAACCTTGTCACCGTTTAAAACAGACCACTGAATAGGTGCTGCACCTCTGTACTTTGGTAGTAAAGAACCATGAACATTGATACAACCATATCTTGGAATATTCAAAATATTTTCAGGTAAAATCTGTCCATAAGCAACAACTACAATTACATCAGGGTTAAGTTCCTTAATAATTTCATAGCTATCGCTATCCTTTAGTTTTACCGGTTGATAGACAGGTATTCCTAACTTTTCAGCACAAACCTTTACATCAGGTGGTGTTAGTATCATTTTTCTACCTACCGGTTTATCCGGCTGAGTAAAGACAGCTTGTACATTATGAACCTTTGCAATATTTTCTAATGAAGGAACTGCAAAGTCCGGAGTACCCATAAAAACAACATTCATTAGCCTAACTCCTCTGGGTCTAACATTCTAACAACAATATCCTTAAACACAATACCGTTTAGATGGTCAATTTCGTGACAGAAAGCCTTTGCAAGAAGTTCTTCACCTTCCATTTCAAAGAAATTACCGTTACGGTCTTGAGCCTTTACTTTTACATACATTGGACGCTTAGTAATGCCGTATTCTCCCGGGAAAGAAAGACAACCTTCAGCAGTTTCTTGTTCACCACTAGTTTCAATAATTTCAGGGTTAACAAGTTCAATTACACCCTCACCAATATCAATAACAACAACTCTTCTTAGCATACCAACCTGTGGACCTGCAAGACCTACACCGTCAGCTTTGTGCATTGTTTCAGCCATATCATCAAGAAGTGTTGCTAACTTATCGTCGAACTTCTCTACATTTCTACATTTCTTATGAAGAATTTCGTCTCCATCTTTTACAATATTTCTAATAGCCATACTCATTCACCTAATTAAAAGACAGTGGATTTATATCTACTGTTATACCTATATTTTTAAATTCCTTATTCTTAGAAAATTCAAGTAATGTTTCCTTAATAACACTACGGAAATCCTTTGAATTTTACACTTAATTATAGTCTTGTATCTATATTTATTATTTACCTTATAAACATAGGCTTGGCTTGGTCCAAGCACCCTTAAAGGCATACTGCTATAATTAGCTTTGATTTTGTTGATTAAGGCATTTTGAAAGGCGTTTGCACACTTTATTGTTGCACCTTCCATTATACCTTGATAACCTATAAGACAAATGTCGGAAAAAGGAGGATAAAGCAGAGCTTTTCTTACTCCTATTTCACCTTTATAAAATGTATCATAGTCTTGCTTTGCCGATAGACCTATAACATAATTTTCCGGTGTTGAAGTTTGGATAACTGCAACACCCTTTGAGTCACCTCTGCCGGATCTACCAACTACTTGAGTTAATAGAGAAAATGCTCTTTCGTAACTTCTATAGTCATCAGAATAAAGCATTTGGTCGGCATTGATAACACCTACCAATGTTACATTTGGAAAGTCAAGACCTTTAGCTACCATTTGTGTACCGATAAGAATATCATATTCACCATTTGCAAAAGCAGTAAGTTTTGTTTCGTAACTGCTTTTTGTCATTGTGGCATCAGCATCCATCCTTAACACTCTGGCACTTGGGAACATATCAACAAGCTCTTGTTCTGCCTTTTGAGTACCTGCACCACTAAACTTTAGTGTATGCTGATGACAGTCAGGACACTCATCGGTATAAGGAACTGAATGGCCACAATAGTGACACATCATTCTATTGTTTGCACTATGGTATGTCATAGAAATTGAACAATTAGGACAAGTTACAACTTGACCACAACTTCTACAACTTAAAAATGTATTGTATCCTCTTCTGTTAAGAAGAATAATAGACTGTTTTTTATGAATTAAGTTACTTGAAAGAAGCTCTTTTAGTGTACTTGAATAGTTACTAAAATTACCTTTCATTTGTTCTTCATTCATATCAACAACAGAAACTTGTGGCAATGTTGCTTTACCGTATCTTTCTGTTAATTTCACAAGATTATAAATTCCTTTTTCAGCCATATAGAAACTTTCTACACTTGGAGTTGCTGAAGAAAGAAGTAACAAAGCATTGTGCTTATAGCACCTAAACTTTGCAATATCTCTTGCGTTATATCTTGGTGTTTGTTCGGATTTATAGGAACTTTCTTGTTCCTCATCCATAACAATTAAACCGATATTTTTTAGTGGGGCAAAAACTGCACTTCTTGTACCTAGGACAATTTTTGCATCTCCTCTGCTGACTCTTTTATATTCATCAAGTCTTTCACCTATTGATAAACCACTATGGAATACTGCAACATTATCACCAAACCTTGAAGTAAATATTTTGATTAACTGAGGTGTTAAAGCAATTTCAGGTACCATTAATATTGTACCCTTATTATCATTAAAGCACTTTTCAATTAACTTCATAAATACTGAGGTTTTGCCACTACCGGTAACACCATAAAGTAAAGAAACTGAGGCTTTGTCTTCACAATATTTACTGTATAAATTATCAAAAGCAGATTGTTGTGAGGGGCTTAACACCACTTCATCTTTCTTTACATTTGAAACAGTATAAGGTATTCTCATAACTTCATCAGTAAAGTACTTTGCAATCTTTTTCTTAACCAAAGAGTCGGTTACTGACTGAGTGTAGCCTGTATAGTAACAAACTTCCTTTACAGAAGCCTTATCCACAACAGTTAGCAATTCTGCAACTTTCTGTTGCTTTGGTGTTAACTTATAATCATTAATATCAACATCATCACAAAGTGAAACCATCTTTACAGTCGCATCTTTAGTTTTTCTAAAGGCATCATCTTCTCTATTTACTACACCTTGACGGTAAAGTTTATTAAGGGAATTTTCTCCTTTAGAAAATACATTTAAGATTGTTTCTTTTTTTACAGGCTTTTTCTCTGATAAAAGATAATCATAAATTTCTCTTTCATAGTCAGTTAGAGAATTTAGTACATTATCATTAACCTTTACTGCTGTATAAAATGTAGAAATATTATAGTTAATTCCTACCGGTAGCATCACCTTTACAGAGTCATAATAAGTACAGAAATATCTATCATGGATAAAATTTACTGTATCTATCATTTCATCGGTAAAGATAGGCTTATCATCTAATAATGATGAAATTTCTTTTAGATTTTCTTCTTTACCATAAGACAAAGACAAAATCATTCCTTGACGAAATCTATCTCCTCTGCCAAAAGGTACAAGGACTCT from Ruminococcus bovis encodes the following:
- the rsmB gene encoding 16S rRNA (cytosine(967)-C(5))-methyltransferase RsmB codes for the protein MKSPRRVAFDVLYKIETEESYSSIAVNKALKENNLNKLDSSFASAIIYGVLEKKITLDYVIRSFSLVRLKKIETKTLVILRMSVYQMLYMDKVPDNASVNEAVQLAKNLRLFKSSGFINGILRSISRAETKCDLSKIKDKTKLLSVKYSVPEDIIKLWLDSYGEKVTTHMLNSVDGRPPLYARVNTLLTDEDTLIENLREENIIAEKSILENVITLKNTGSVENIKAFQYGEFYIQDLSSNIALTTLSPKENNVVYDVCSAPGGKSFTGAILMNNKGKINSYDLYKHKIKLIYSTSKRLEISIINTKINDATSFDEDNVADIVICDVPCSGLGLLRRKPEIRYKDNIVNNDLTEIQYKILCSSANLVRNGGKLMYSTCTLNPRENNLLVDKFLSEHKDFVGEKLILPKNIKRTIKENEYECSLFPQTNNSDGFYFAILRKGD
- the def gene encoding peptide deformylase; translation: MAIRNIVKDGDEILHKKCRNVEKFDDKLATLLDDMAETMHKADGVGLAGPQVGMLRRVVVIDIGEGVIELVNPEIIETSGEQETAEGCLSFPGEYGITKRPMYVKVKAQDRNGNFFEMEGEELLAKAFCHEIDHLNGIVFKDIVVRMLDPEELG
- the rlmN gene encoding 23S rRNA (adenine(2503)-C(2))-methyltransferase RlmN → MTDLKSMNLQEIEELISSLNCPKFRAKQIFQWINKGVTSFDEMKNVPKDLREKLSEYCYISVAYIEKKQISRYDGTVKYLFKFNDEQCVESVVMSYHHGHTICISTQVGCKMGCKFCATGKQGFTRNLTAGEMIAQIESAQKDLNIRISNIVLMGMGEPLDNYDNVMKFLDLVSSDDGLNIGKRHITLSTCGIVPRIYDLADRKLQITLSVSLHAPTDKMRSATMPINDAYNIDELMKAIKYYIDKTNRRVSFEYAMIDGVNDSDEAANILGNLIKGMLCHVNLIPVNDVTGNDYRKSNKERLISFTNVLAKYGITATVRRTLGSDIDASCGQLKGKHKKGGK
- the priA gene encoding replication restart helicase PriA, whose translation is MKNDEFLIAGIAVDNTTYSFDRLFSYKVPVHLSNVKVGQRVLVPFGRGDRFRQGMILSLSYGKEENLKEISSLLDDKPIFTDEMIDTVNFIHDRYFCTYYDSVKVMLPVGINYNISTFYTAVKVNDNVLNSLTDYEREIYDYLLSEKKPVKKETILNVFSKGENSLNKLYRQGVVNREDDAFRKTKDATVKMVSLCDDVDINDYKLTPKQQKVAELLTVVDKASVKEVCYYTGYTQSVTDSLVKKKIAKYFTDEVMRIPYTVSNVKKDEVVLSPSQQSAFDNLYSKYCEDKASVSLLYGVTGSGKTSVFMKLIEKCFNDNKGTILMVPEIALTPQLIKIFTSRFGDNVAVFHSGLSIGERLDEYKRVSRGDAKIVLGTRSAVFAPLKNIGLIVMDEEQESSYKSEQTPRYNARDIAKFRCYKHNALLLLSSATPSVESFYMAEKGIYNLVKLTERYGKATLPQVSVVDMNEEQMKGNFSNYSSTLKELLSSNLIHKKQSIILLNRRGYNTFLSCRSCGQVVTCPNCSISMTYHSANNRMMCHYCGHSVPYTDECPDCHQHTLKFSGAGTQKAEQELVDMFPSARVLRMDADATMTKSSYETKLTAFANGEYDILIGTQMVAKGLDFPNVTLVGVINADQMLYSDDYRSYERAFSLLTQVVGRSGRGDSKGVAVIQTSTPENYVIGLSAKQDYDTFYKGEIGVRKALLYPPFSDICLIGYQGIMEGATIKCANAFQNALINKIKANYSSMPLRVLGPSQAYVYKVNNKYRYKTIIKCKIQRISVVLLRKHYLNFLRIRNLKI
- a CDS encoding zinc metallopeptidase, translating into MYHYFYGIDWTYIVFMLPCLILSLICQVKVNSNFSKYSNVRNMRGMTGAQAAEYVLNHYGVHGVRIEQVVGNLTDHFDPRTNVIRLSDSVYNVASVAAVGVACHEAGHAVQHATGYVPNKIRGAIVPIARVGSSLGWILFLVGLFLPTQFSFCLWLGIIFFSASVLFTFVTLPVEFDASRRALKCIRDTNLLYPEEYEGTKKVLQAAAMTYVASAATALLQLLRLIFIANNRRR
- the fmt gene encoding methionyl-tRNA formyltransferase produces the protein MNVVFMGTPDFAVPSLENIAKVHNVQAVFTQPDKPVGRKMILTPPDVKVCAEKLGIPVYQPVKLKDSDSYEIIKELNPDVIVVVAYGQILPENILNIPRYGCINVHGSLLPKYRGAAPIQWSVLNGDKVTGVTTMYMEKGLDTGDILETKKYEIGINDTAGEVFDTLAEMGGKLILDTLEKAEKGELHPIKQDDSKSSYAKMLDKSMCNIDFAKTNLQVHNQVRGLSPWPVASTKLNGKVLKIFETRLADGKGKPGEILNTNPLTIACGEGAVVVNTVQLQGKKKMDSKAFLQGHKLEKGTVIGE